In Thermococcus thioreducens, a genomic segment contains:
- a CDS encoding galactokinase — translation MYRVDSPGRVNLIGEHTDYALGYVMPMAIDLYTVLHAQKNERVRVYSQIFREVKEFGLDEIRKASDWADYVRGIFWVLRENGHPIGGMKGILGGDLPIGSGLSSSASLELAVLAFLNEAYELNLPPIEMALLAQKAENEFVGVPCGILDQFAVVHGKEGHVIFLDTDTLEHEYIRFPKDVQALVFYTGVKRELAGSAYGERRNVAEETLRLLGRRTSKEVEESDLRSLPSLYRRFFGYIVRENRRVLEARDALRNGDIGTFGELMTVSHWDLARNYEVSSEELDFFVRKAIELGAYGAKLTGAGFGGSAVAIVPRDLALDIAMRITDEYIRHFNWEPDYHLVSPSDGVSVRRV, via the coding sequence ATGTACCGCGTTGATTCTCCTGGAAGGGTCAATTTGATCGGGGAGCACACGGACTACGCGCTCGGCTACGTCATGCCGATGGCGATAGACCTCTACACGGTTCTGCACGCCCAGAAGAACGAGAGGGTTAGGGTTTACTCCCAGATTTTCCGTGAAGTGAAGGAGTTCGGTCTCGATGAAATCAGAAAAGCCAGCGACTGGGCGGACTACGTCAGGGGGATATTCTGGGTTTTGAGGGAGAACGGCCACCCCATAGGGGGGATGAAGGGAATCCTCGGCGGAGACCTGCCGATAGGCTCCGGGCTGAGCTCCTCGGCGAGCCTTGAGCTGGCCGTTTTAGCCTTTCTCAACGAGGCCTATGAGCTGAACCTCCCCCCGATAGAGATGGCCCTTCTCGCCCAGAAGGCGGAGAACGAGTTCGTCGGCGTCCCCTGCGGCATACTCGACCAGTTCGCGGTCGTCCACGGAAAGGAGGGGCACGTGATATTCCTCGACACTGACACCCTGGAGCATGAGTACATCAGGTTTCCGAAGGATGTGCAGGCTCTGGTGTTCTACACAGGCGTCAAACGGGAACTTGCGGGATCAGCCTACGGGGAGAGGAGGAATGTCGCGGAGGAAACGCTGAGGCTCTTGGGAAGGAGAACCTCCAAGGAGGTTGAGGAGAGCGACCTCAGGAGCCTTCCATCACTCTACCGGCGCTTCTTTGGGTATATAGTGAGGGAAAACAGGCGCGTCCTTGAGGCGAGGGACGCACTGCGGAACGGCGATATTGGAACCTTCGGCGAGCTGATGACGGTCTCGCACTGGGATCTCGCCAGAAACTACGAGGTCTCAAGCGAGGAGCTGGACTTCTTCGTGAGGAAGGCGATTGAACTCGGCGCCTACGGTGCCAAGCTGACTGGTGCCGGCTTTGGCGGGTCGGCAGTGGCCATAGTGCCCAGGGATCTGGCCCTGGATATAGCGATGAGGATCACCGATGAGTACATAAGGCACTTCAACTGGGAGCCGGACTACCACCTCGTCAGCCCGAGCGACGGGGTGAGCGTGAGGAGGGTCTGA
- a CDS encoding glycoside hydrolase family 1 protein, which produces MLRFPDGFLFGTATSSYQIEGDNVWSDWWYWAERGKLPPAGKACNSWELYEKDIELMAELGYKAYRFSIEWGRIFPEEGRPNEEALMRYQGIIDLLRENGITPMLTLHHFTLPTWFALRGGFEREDNLEHWRSYVELIADNIEGVELVATFNEPMVYVVASYVEGMWPPFRRNPLKAEKVAANLIRAHAIAYEILHGKFRVGIVKNRPHFVPARDSERDKKARDEIDYTFNRSLLDGILTGGFRGFMRTFDVPASSLDWLGMNYYNIMKVRASRNPLKRFVVEDANVSRKTDMGWSVYPKGIYEGLKAFSEYGLPLYVTENGIATLDDEWRVEFIVQHLQYVHKALREGIDVRGYFYWSLIDNYEWAEGFRPRFGLIEVDYDTFGRRPRKSARIYGEIAKNGGVSDGLLEKYGLWEKL; this is translated from the coding sequence ATGCTCAGGTTTCCGGATGGATTTCTCTTCGGGACGGCAACGTCTTCCTACCAGATTGAGGGTGACAACGTCTGGAGCGACTGGTGGTACTGGGCTGAAAGGGGAAAGCTCCCGCCAGCAGGGAAGGCCTGCAACTCCTGGGAGCTGTACGAGAAGGACATCGAGCTGATGGCGGAGCTGGGCTATAAAGCCTATCGCTTTTCTATCGAATGGGGTCGCATTTTTCCAGAGGAGGGAAGGCCAAACGAGGAGGCGTTAATGCGCTACCAGGGGATAATCGACCTGCTCAGAGAGAACGGGATTACCCCGATGCTCACGCTCCACCACTTCACACTTCCAACTTGGTTCGCCCTCAGGGGAGGCTTTGAGAGGGAAGACAACCTTGAGCACTGGAGGAGCTACGTTGAGCTGATAGCCGACAACATAGAGGGCGTTGAGCTGGTGGCGACCTTCAACGAGCCGATGGTCTACGTCGTGGCCTCATACGTCGAGGGGATGTGGCCTCCCTTCAGGAGGAACCCGCTGAAGGCCGAGAAGGTCGCTGCAAACCTGATCAGGGCCCACGCCATCGCCTACGAGATTCTTCACGGCAAGTTCAGGGTCGGGATAGTGAAGAACCGCCCGCACTTCGTGCCGGCGAGAGATTCTGAGAGGGATAAAAAGGCGAGGGACGAGATAGACTACACCTTCAACCGCTCGCTCCTTGACGGAATCCTAACCGGGGGATTCAGGGGTTTCATGAGAACCTTCGACGTTCCGGCAAGCAGCCTCGACTGGCTCGGGATGAACTACTACAACATCATGAAGGTCAGGGCTTCGAGAAACCCGCTCAAACGCTTCGTCGTTGAAGACGCCAACGTGAGCAGAAAGACTGACATGGGCTGGAGCGTCTATCCGAAGGGCATCTACGAAGGATTAAAGGCCTTTTCAGAGTACGGCCTTCCGCTCTACGTCACCGAGAACGGAATAGCGACGCTCGATGACGAATGGCGCGTCGAGTTCATAGTCCAGCACCTCCAGTACGTCCACAAAGCTTTGAGAGAGGGTATCGACGTGAGGGGCTACTTCTACTGGTCGCTGATAGACAACTACGAGTGGGCTGAAGGCTTCAGGCCGAGGTTCGGGCTGATCGAGGTGGACTACGATACCTTTGGGAGGAGGCCGAGAAAAAGCGCCCGCATCTACGGCGAAATCGCAAAGAACGGAGGAGTAAGCGACGGGCTGCTTGAGAAGTACGGCCTTTGGGAAAAACTTTAA
- a CDS encoding PIG-L deacetylase family protein: MKPFLLARAKLRGVSPGEFRALLKEALGFDVERPFDGVRRILCVQPHPDDCELAVGGTLAKLSREGREITYLTLTDGSAGSREVPPEKLKEVRREEQERAAEIIGVKKLLWLNYHDTRLPHSGEVRNEILRIIRSEKPHLVLAPDPWLPYDVHPDHRNAGLLTGEAAFFSALPSVGEGEPWEVRLLGFYYTDNPNYIEDIGDFLKLKLKALKAHKSQFGSEWSSWEVFVKSIARFYGEIAGFKYGEGLKILPTVLFHANPLAGVL, from the coding sequence TTGAAGCCTTTTCTCCTCGCCAGGGCTAAGCTCAGGGGGGTTTCGCCCGGCGAGTTCAGGGCGCTTTTGAAGGAAGCCCTGGGCTTCGACGTGGAAAGGCCCTTCGATGGCGTCAGAAGGATCCTCTGCGTCCAGCCGCATCCAGACGACTGCGAGCTCGCCGTTGGGGGAACGCTGGCGAAGCTCTCGCGGGAGGGAAGGGAGATAACCTACCTCACCCTCACGGACGGATCGGCCGGGAGCAGGGAGGTTCCGCCAGAGAAGCTGAAGGAAGTCCGGAGGGAGGAGCAGGAGAGGGCGGCGGAGATAATAGGCGTCAAGAAACTCCTCTGGCTCAACTACCATGATACGAGGCTCCCCCACAGCGGGGAGGTCAGGAATGAAATACTGCGGATAATCCGTTCGGAAAAGCCCCACCTCGTACTCGCTCCAGATCCATGGCTCCCATACGATGTCCATCCAGACCACAGGAACGCGGGGCTCTTAACCGGGGAGGCGGCCTTCTTCTCCGCCCTTCCAAGCGTCGGGGAGGGGGAGCCTTGGGAGGTGAGGCTCCTCGGCTTCTACTACACGGACAATCCAAACTACATTGAGGACATAGGAGATTTCCTCAAGCTCAAGCTGAAGGCCTTGAAAGCCCACAAGAGCCAGTTCGGGAGCGAGTGGAGTTCGTGGGAGGTCTTCGTGAAGAGCATAGCCAGGTTCTACGGGGAGATAGCGGGCTTCAAATACGGCGAGGGGCTGAAGATTCTCCCCACGGTTCTCTTCCACGCAAACCCGCTTGCGGGGGTGCTGTGA
- a CDS encoding ATP-binding protein: protein MIMQEFVNRSEELRKLGEYLKKRSLIIVYGRRRVGKTRLIIEALKGIPHVYHLCKEEEPRETLVSLSKKLYRVTGDIKFLEYPPSSFDELFNLLSASGTVLVLDEFPVLVKNYPRILGLLQEYWDFGEGGSIILCGSSVSMMKRLTDYGSPLHGRRTMTIKVKPLEFRHIGEFFPGYSPEELVRAYGVLDGIPEYLLRFDPSLSVEENVIREFFGKGYLYEEAELLLRYELRDLSTYNTILEAIASGYTSFNEIRTKTGIDGSKLSRYLSVLGELEIVRKEYPVLPGVSRRRKGARYSLSDNYFAFYYSFVYPFKEEIELGLSDVPLENFRRKFNLYLGRVYEKVALQHLMLLNRNGKLPFRFTRIGRWWWKGEEVDLVALDEKEKKALLVEVKWRKLGPREVWGIRKDLERKAALMGLDGWEVHTGIVAREFVERPAPLLWDIHDITGE from the coding sequence ATGATTATGCAAGAGTTCGTAAACCGCTCTGAGGAGCTGCGGAAGCTGGGGGAGTACCTGAAAAAACGCTCGCTCATCATAGTTTACGGTCGGAGAAGGGTAGGCAAGACGAGACTGATAATCGAGGCCCTGAAAGGCATTCCCCACGTGTACCACTTATGCAAAGAGGAAGAGCCCAGAGAAACGCTCGTCAGCCTCTCTAAAAAGCTCTACCGCGTTACGGGGGATATTAAATTCTTAGAGTACCCACCTTCTTCCTTCGATGAACTCTTTAATCTCCTGAGCGCTAGCGGAACAGTACTGGTTCTCGACGAGTTCCCGGTACTCGTAAAGAACTATCCCCGGATACTGGGTCTTCTTCAGGAGTACTGGGACTTCGGTGAGGGAGGGAGCATCATTCTGTGCGGTTCTAGTGTGTCAATGATGAAGAGACTCACGGACTACGGAAGTCCACTCCATGGCAGAAGAACCATGACAATTAAGGTTAAACCCCTGGAGTTCAGGCACATTGGAGAGTTCTTTCCGGGCTATTCTCCTGAGGAACTGGTTAGGGCATATGGCGTTCTTGACGGTATTCCTGAGTACCTGCTTCGCTTTGACCCCTCCTTATCGGTGGAGGAGAACGTGATTCGGGAATTCTTCGGGAAGGGATACCTCTACGAAGAAGCTGAACTTCTCCTGCGCTATGAGCTCAGGGACCTGAGCACTTACAACACAATCCTTGAGGCGATAGCCTCTGGGTACACGTCCTTCAACGAGATCAGAACCAAAACTGGAATAGACGGCTCGAAACTTTCCCGTTATCTCTCTGTCCTTGGGGAGCTGGAGATAGTCAGGAAAGAATACCCGGTGCTTCCTGGGGTTTCCAGGAGGAGGAAGGGGGCGAGGTACAGTCTATCGGACAACTACTTTGCCTTCTACTACTCCTTCGTCTATCCCTTCAAGGAGGAGATAGAGCTCGGCCTCTCAGATGTCCCTCTTGAGAACTTCAGGAGAAAGTTTAACCTATACCTGGGGAGGGTTTACGAGAAGGTGGCCCTTCAGCACCTCATGCTCCTCAACAGAAATGGAAAGCTTCCCTTCAGGTTCACCCGTATAGGGAGATGGTGGTGGAAGGGGGAAGAAGTTGACCTGGTGGCCCTGGACGAGAAAGAGAAAAAGGCCCTCCTTGTTGAGGTCAAGTGGAGGAAACTGGGCCCCAGAGAGGTCTGGGGAATAAGAAAAGACCTGGAGAGGAAAGCCGCCCTGATGGGACTTGACGGATGGGAGGTTCATACTGGCATAGTTGCCAGGGAGTTCGTGGAACGGCCGGCTCCCCTGCTCTGGGACATTCATGATATCACCGGTGAATAA
- a CDS encoding RNA 2'-phosphotransferase produces the protein MPSRVKVSRLMAYILRHSPEEFGLKPDVEGFVPIDELIRVLRTVYPGVTEEFVREIVENDPKGLYEIRGNKIRARYGHSFEVKLNHEDDRESRVLYHGTPRRNLERILREGLKPMERQFVHLSTSREDALETGRRHGMDVVILIIDAECLRKRGLMVYKAGRNVRIVKKVPLECIVL, from the coding sequence ATGCCGTCGAGGGTTAAGGTCAGCAGGCTGATGGCATACATTCTGCGGCATTCTCCAGAGGAGTTCGGGCTCAAGCCGGACGTAGAGGGCTTCGTCCCTATTGACGAGTTAATCAGGGTGCTCCGGACGGTCTATCCAGGCGTTACGGAGGAGTTCGTAAGGGAGATTGTTGAGAATGATCCGAAGGGGCTCTACGAGATTAGAGGAAACAAAATCCGTGCCCGCTACGGCCACAGCTTTGAAGTCAAGCTCAACCACGAGGATGACAGGGAGTCAAGAGTCCTCTACCACGGCACGCCGAGGAGGAACCTTGAGCGGATTCTGAGGGAGGGCTTGAAGCCGATGGAGAGGCAGTTCGTTCACCTGAGCACGAGCAGGGAAGATGCCCTCGAAACCGGCAGGAGGCACGGGATGGACGTTGTTATTTTAATTATAGATGCCGAGTGTCTGAGAAAAAGGGGCCTGATGGTCTACAAAGCCGGGAGGAATGTGCGCATTGTGAAAAAAGTTCCACTGGAGTGCATAGTTTTGTGA
- a CDS encoding C69 family dipeptidase — translation MCDILVATPEATEEGITLFAKNSDREPNEAQILELIPRIRHREEMVRLTYVDFPQVKETYAVILSRPWWMWGAEMGVNEFELAIGNTAVFTKVRVPEKGITGMDMIRLALERTKSAKEALEFITGIVEDGLQGGNGSKSHGLYYFSSFVIADPKEAWVLETVGKEWAAKKIEGVYSISNALTIGNDWDMASEGIEALARNGSFSFAKHFSDRFYTHFARGRERRAFTLAKLKERAGKITLEYMMSLLRSHSSEPYRPEKGSMRDICMHYGGLTRPSQTASSQVSELGKGIHWFTGTSNPCLSIFKPVSLEGGLPDLGKTPMDKYDPETYWWRFEAFHRRFLTNYRSHIEDFARERDRLQAEIIERAREIEKTPEDMRALTEWAFREEAKLLERWEKIVKPGKLPFFFGRSWRKVNEGAGLEL, via the coding sequence ATGTGCGATATTCTCGTGGCCACTCCCGAGGCCACCGAGGAGGGAATAACTCTCTTCGCCAAGAACAGCGACCGCGAGCCGAACGAGGCTCAGATACTTGAGCTTATACCGAGGATCAGGCACAGGGAGGAGATGGTCAGGTTAACCTACGTGGACTTTCCGCAGGTGAAGGAGACCTACGCGGTGATACTCTCCCGCCCCTGGTGGATGTGGGGGGCAGAGATGGGCGTGAACGAGTTCGAGCTGGCGATAGGCAACACAGCGGTCTTCACGAAGGTCAGGGTGCCTGAGAAGGGGATAACCGGAATGGACATGATACGCCTCGCCCTTGAACGGACGAAGAGCGCGAAAGAGGCTTTGGAGTTCATAACCGGTATCGTTGAGGATGGCTTACAGGGTGGAAACGGGAGCAAAAGCCACGGGCTCTACTACTTCAGCTCCTTCGTAATAGCCGACCCAAAGGAGGCGTGGGTTCTTGAGACGGTCGGAAAGGAATGGGCGGCAAAGAAAATCGAGGGAGTCTATTCTATATCCAACGCCCTCACGATTGGGAATGACTGGGACATGGCGTCGGAAGGAATAGAGGCCCTCGCGAGAAATGGATCCTTCAGCTTCGCGAAACACTTCTCGGACAGGTTTTACACCCACTTCGCCCGGGGCAGGGAGAGGAGGGCCTTCACGCTGGCGAAACTAAAGGAGAGGGCGGGCAAGATAACGCTCGAATACATGATGTCCCTTCTGCGCTCCCACTCCTCTGAGCCCTACCGCCCGGAGAAGGGCTCGATGAGGGACATCTGCATGCACTACGGGGGCTTAACGAGGCCGTCTCAGACTGCTTCTTCCCAGGTTTCCGAGCTTGGGAAGGGCATCCACTGGTTCACTGGCACCTCAAACCCCTGCCTGAGCATCTTCAAGCCGGTGAGCTTAGAGGGCGGTCTTCCGGACCTCGGAAAAACCCCAATGGACAAATACGACCCCGAGACCTACTGGTGGCGCTTCGAGGCCTTCCACAGGAGGTTCCTGACGAACTACCGGAGCCACATCGAGGACTTCGCCCGCGAGAGGGACAGACTGCAGGCCGAGATAATAGAAAGGGCGCGGGAGATTGAGAAAACTCCCGAGGATATGAGAGCTCTGACGGAGTGGGCCTTCAGGGAGGAGGCTAAGCTCCTCGAAAGGTGGGAGAAGATCGTAAAGCCCGGAAAGCTTCCCTTCTTCTTTGGGCGGAGCTGGAGGAAGGTCAACGAGGGGGCGGGGCTGGAGCTGTAG
- a CDS encoding polysaccharide deacetylase family protein yields MIALLLHGNLQYAEIPKGEIGRVIEKAYLPVLSALLKRETSFALNVTGFTLELLPGDVLGLLRDGIESGLIEVTGTAYSHAILPFLSLDRVEAQVRRDREVKENLLEVSPKLFFPPELAYDPVLPAILRDNGYSEVFVDGEALILSSHLNRAIKPVKPLYPHLIKAQRGEGNRYVNYLLGLRELKKSLELVFPGKVTLKAVKEIEAIPVWVNVNTVVMLGAGKFPLMNPRKAAKWLENLDDIILYGTDIEFLGYRPLADYLITVDSFLEVFDTLGREVKLPSELPHSGRRLYLRTSSWTPDKSLAIWSLDDGNARLNFLSRNLRGEKAFLAENSDARGWEPLPERRLDAFRAIYEAWRGGEWET; encoded by the coding sequence TTGATCGCTCTCCTCCTCCACGGCAACCTGCAGTACGCTGAGATACCAAAGGGGGAAATAGGGAGGGTCATCGAGAAGGCCTACTTGCCGGTTCTCTCGGCGCTCCTCAAAAGGGAGACCTCCTTCGCCCTCAACGTCACAGGCTTCACACTCGAACTCCTTCCGGGGGATGTGCTGGGGCTTCTACGCGATGGCATCGAATCGGGGCTGATAGAGGTAACCGGGACCGCCTACAGCCACGCGATACTGCCCTTCCTGAGCCTCGACAGGGTTGAAGCCCAGGTGAGGAGGGACAGGGAGGTAAAGGAGAACCTGCTCGAAGTCTCTCCAAAGCTCTTCTTCCCGCCGGAGCTGGCCTACGACCCGGTCCTGCCTGCCATACTTAGGGACAACGGCTATAGCGAAGTCTTCGTTGACGGAGAAGCCCTCATCCTCTCCAGCCACCTCAACAGGGCGATAAAGCCCGTGAAGCCCCTCTATCCCCACCTCATTAAAGCCCAGCGGGGCGAGGGCAACAGGTACGTCAACTACCTCCTCGGCCTGAGGGAGCTGAAAAAGTCGCTGGAACTAGTCTTTCCGGGCAAGGTGACCCTCAAAGCGGTTAAGGAGATCGAGGCGATACCGGTATGGGTGAACGTGAACACCGTTGTCATGCTCGGTGCCGGAAAGTTTCCCCTGATGAACCCGAGAAAGGCCGCGAAGTGGCTGGAAAACCTCGATGACATCATCCTCTACGGCACCGACATAGAGTTCCTCGGCTACCGTCCATTGGCGGACTACCTGATAACCGTCGATTCTTTCCTCGAAGTCTTTGATACCCTGGGAAGGGAGGTAAAGCTTCCGAGCGAGCTCCCCCACTCCGGAAGGAGGCTCTACCTGAGGACTTCGAGCTGGACTCCCGACAAAAGCCTCGCAATATGGAGCCTCGACGACGGTAACGCCAGGTTAAACTTCCTTTCGCGGAATCTGAGGGGAGAGAAGGCCTTCCTCGCAGAGAACAGCGATGCGAGGGGATGGGAGCCCCTGCCTGAGAGGAGGCTCGACGCGTTTAGGGCCATCTACGAAGCCTGGAGGGGTGGTGAATGGGAAACCTGA
- a CDS encoding MFS transporter, with protein MGNLRNRLSILLLVLMAAFLMADQNLLPPNYQQIMAEFGISETQMGLVSTIFVATSALITIVWGFLSDIKGRKKLLVVGVLLGEIPCFLTAFVSSYYELLLMRLFTGIGVGSIIPIGYSLIADMFPSEERGKGYAFIQTAFGFGTLFGMIMAGLIGSWRLPFILASVPNFILAPLFYVIAEEPKRGAGEEEVRKLIEMGVEYTYRLSWEAVRKSFRTKTNLLIFLQGLAGTVPWGVLMYWLVSFLIVTRGMAKETATFVLLILGIATVIGTLVGGYVGDYFERRSPGGRALVTGAAVFLGMIAAIGVIVYPLPPELSLKGWLALTVYSVLFLQLVSFAGPNVTAIISQVNLPEDRGTVFGVFNIIDNVGKALGPLFGGFLIEALRKAGYTNAQAYEYTLIIGSLFWTLCALVWFWIRHQYPKDREEVRGILRKRTWELLGGDVA; from the coding sequence ATGGGAAACCTGAGAAACAGGCTCTCCATACTCCTTCTCGTCCTGATGGCGGCCTTCCTGATGGCCGACCAGAACCTGCTTCCCCCCAACTACCAGCAGATAATGGCCGAGTTCGGGATAAGCGAGACCCAGATGGGGCTCGTCTCGACGATATTCGTTGCAACGAGCGCCCTGATAACGATAGTCTGGGGTTTTCTCTCCGACATCAAGGGGAGGAAGAAGCTCCTCGTTGTGGGCGTTCTCCTCGGTGAGATACCCTGCTTCCTGACGGCCTTCGTCAGCAGCTACTACGAGCTCCTCCTCATGAGGCTCTTCACTGGGATTGGGGTCGGCTCCATAATCCCGATAGGATACTCCCTCATAGCAGACATGTTCCCGAGCGAGGAGCGCGGAAAGGGCTACGCCTTCATACAGACCGCCTTCGGCTTCGGAACCCTATTTGGCATGATAATGGCCGGCCTTATCGGGAGCTGGAGGCTCCCCTTCATCCTCGCCTCGGTTCCAAACTTCATTCTCGCGCCCCTCTTCTACGTTATAGCAGAGGAGCCCAAGAGGGGCGCCGGGGAGGAGGAGGTCAGGAAGCTCATCGAGATGGGAGTGGAGTACACCTACCGGCTGAGCTGGGAGGCCGTTAGAAAGTCCTTCAGGACGAAGACAAACCTCCTCATATTCCTCCAGGGCCTGGCCGGGACTGTCCCCTGGGGCGTCCTGATGTACTGGCTCGTCTCGTTCCTCATAGTGACGAGGGGGATGGCAAAGGAAACCGCGACCTTCGTTCTGCTGATCCTCGGAATAGCAACCGTGATAGGAACCCTCGTCGGAGGCTACGTCGGGGACTACTTCGAGAGGAGAAGCCCCGGGGGCAGGGCGCTGGTGACGGGGGCGGCAGTCTTCCTCGGGATGATAGCGGCGATTGGGGTCATAGTCTATCCGCTCCCACCGGAACTCTCCCTCAAGGGCTGGCTCGCACTAACGGTCTACTCGGTACTCTTCCTCCAGCTCGTCAGCTTCGCGGGACCGAACGTTACGGCGATAATCTCCCAGGTGAACCTCCCCGAGGACAGGGGGACGGTCTTTGGAGTGTTCAACATCATAGACAACGTCGGAAAGGCCCTCGGCCCGCTCTTCGGCGGGTTCCTAATCGAGGCGCTCAGAAAAGCGGGCTACACCAACGCCCAGGCCTACGAGTACACACTCATAATAGGCTCGCTCTTCTGGACGCTCTGCGCCCTCGTGTGGTTCTGGATAAGGCATCAGTATCCAAAGGACAGGGAGGAGGTCAGGGGGATACTCAGGAAGCGTACCTGGGAACTTTTGGGGGGTGATGTAGCTTGA
- a CDS encoding family 4 glycosyl hydrolase encodes MRVAFIGAGSIFTPLGLYTIATSEVLRNAEVYLVEIEGERRKFITALAEKIKRTFKAGFRVTPLRDVSELENYGVDYAVISVEKERYERWRLDFEIPHRYGIRQVLGENGGLGGLSHTLRVVPLVLSIAGVIEDINRDAHTFIYSNPEPRVTYAVLNYTSLKNVYGLCTGYLERKEMLAPLLKADEREISLIAGGLNHFTWIRELRINGEDAYPQLDEALKKRPDFEPLSQLLYRTYGLFPSPDDNHIGEYLSFAWPLIPEEKKGLKWIERTRKEGDEVRRLLRLFLRGLVPKFAFNRFVKFPDVAMNVVEGLEGREKLQEAINVPNRDYIDLPGGTIVEVPAEVSPKGVKPLRVELPREALAPLRVQAEIQRLSAEAAVEGNVEKVIKAVLLDPVVHNAKAGLRAMAELMRAHLDMMPQFTEGDVEEIKGFIHR; translated from the coding sequence ATGAGGGTAGCCTTCATCGGAGCCGGAAGCATATTCACCCCTCTGGGCCTCTACACGATAGCCACGAGCGAGGTTTTGAGGAACGCTGAGGTTTACCTCGTGGAGATAGAGGGCGAGCGGAGAAAGTTCATAACGGCCTTAGCGGAGAAGATAAAGAGGACCTTCAAGGCAGGCTTCAGAGTAACTCCTCTGCGTGACGTTTCGGAGCTTGAAAACTACGGCGTCGACTACGCGGTCATCTCCGTCGAGAAGGAGCGGTACGAACGCTGGAGGCTGGACTTCGAGATTCCCCATAGGTACGGCATCAGGCAGGTTCTCGGGGAGAACGGTGGTTTAGGTGGACTCTCCCACACGCTCCGCGTCGTCCCCTTGGTTTTAAGCATCGCCGGGGTCATTGAGGACATAAACCGGGATGCGCACACGTTTATCTACTCCAACCCCGAGCCGAGGGTGACCTACGCGGTTCTGAACTATACAAGCTTAAAAAACGTCTACGGCCTCTGCACGGGCTACCTTGAGAGGAAGGAAATGCTGGCCCCCTTGCTGAAGGCCGACGAGAGGGAGATAAGCCTCATCGCCGGCGGCCTGAACCACTTCACCTGGATAAGGGAGCTCCGCATTAACGGCGAGGATGCATATCCACAGCTTGACGAGGCCTTAAAGAAAAGGCCGGACTTCGAGCCTTTGAGCCAGCTTCTCTACCGGACGTACGGCCTATTCCCCTCGCCGGACGACAACCACATAGGGGAGTACCTGAGCTTCGCCTGGCCGCTGATTCCGGAGGAGAAAAAGGGGCTTAAATGGATAGAGAGAACCAGGAAGGAGGGGGATGAGGTAAGAAGGCTTTTGAGGCTGTTCCTCCGCGGTCTCGTCCCCAAGTTCGCCTTCAACCGCTTCGTTAAGTTCCCCGACGTTGCCATGAACGTCGTTGAGGGGCTTGAGGGCAGGGAAAAGCTCCAGGAGGCCATAAACGTCCCCAACAGGGACTACATCGACCTGCCTGGAGGCACGATAGTAGAGGTTCCGGCCGAGGTCTCGCCGAAGGGAGTGAAGCCGCTCCGCGTCGAGCTCCCGCGGGAGGCTTTAGCCCCTCTCAGAGTTCAGGCGGAGATACAGCGGTTATCTGCGGAGGCAGCGGTAGAAGGAAACGTTGAGAAGGTGATAAAAGCCGTGCTCCTCGACCCGGTCGTCCACAACGCCAAGGCTGGGCTGAGGGCCATGGCCGAGCTGATGAGGGCTCACCTCGACATGATGCCACAGTTCACTGAGGGTGATGTGGAAGAGATAAAGGGATTTATTCACCGGTGA